The Hemicordylus capensis ecotype Gifberg chromosome 6, rHemCap1.1.pri, whole genome shotgun sequence genome window below encodes:
- the LOC128331927 gene encoding dickkopf-related protein 3-like, whose translation MMCSLLYLLTVLLCSLPSVHSSIWGWLYSLPNDSATEVAYSRPSHSLEPTVCSQELHCPRGFFCDHHFGSCAIFRQEGEFCRQDAHCARGLNCMFGKCHPIVPSGQEGARCHEDKDCTSDACCARVHGEMVCKRRLHLDEGCYIPQGGIAFSINQVCPCLEGLICRRTPPNKIPSHQRTEKHDWKCQTK comes from the exons ATGATGTGCAGCCTGCTGTACCTTCTCACCGTCCTTCTCTGCTCCTTGCCCTCTGTGCACAGCTCCATCTGGGGATGGCTGTACTCTTTGCCTAACGACAGTGCCACTGAGGTGGCATACTCACGGCCATCGCATAGCCTGGAACCCACG GTGTGCAGCCAGGAACTACATTGCCCCCGTGGGTTCTTCTGTGACCACCACTTTGGAAGCTGTGCAATCTTCAGACAAGAAGGCGAGTTCTGCCGTCAGGATGCCCACTGTGCCAGGGGTCTAAACTGCATGTTTGGCAAGTGTCACCCGATTGTGCCTAGTGGGCAGGAAG GTGCCCGCTGCCATGAAGATAAGGACTGCACTTCAGATGCTTGCTGTGCCCGTGTCCATGGGGAGATGGTTTGCAAACGACGACTGCATTTAGATGAAGGATGCTACATCCCACAAGGAGGGATTGCATTCAGCATAAACCAGGTGTGCCCCTGCCTAGAAGGGCTAATATGCAGAAGGACGCCCCCTAACAA gATACCATCTCATCAGCGGACAGAGAAACATGACTGGAAATGCCAGACAAAATAA